The Actinomyces lilanjuaniae genome segment TGGACGCGGCCGACTCTGACGGCCGGGAGTCCACCGCTACCCCGCCGTCGGCCCGGGTGCAGTAGTAGCGACCAGCCCGCCTGACCTGACCGATCTTATGGAGGACCACCAGTGAGCTTGCCGAGCAGCCGACCCGGGCGCGACCCCCTGGCCCCTTACGACGCCGTCCTCCTCTTGTCCTACGGGGGTCCCCGAGGGCCGCAGGACGTCCTGCCCTTCATGCGCAACGCCACTGCCGGGCGGGGCGTTCCCGACTCCCGCCTCCTGGAGGTCTCTGGCCACTACCAGCGTTTTGGCGGAGTGTCACCGATCAATGCGCGTAACGCTGAGCTCGCCGCCGCGCTACGCGCTGAGCTGGAGGCCCGGGGCTGTTACCAGCCGGTCGTGGTGGGCAACCGCAACTGGCACCCCTTCGTCACCGAGGCCCTGCGGGAGCTGTCCGACGCCGGGGCGCGGCGGGTCCTGGCCCTGACCACGTCGGCGTTCGCCTCCTACTCAGGGTGCAGGCAGTACCGGGAGGACCTGGCTGCGGCCCTGGAGCGGCTGGGGGCGGGGACGGACGGGGCTACCGGACGTGGTCCGGAGGCTGACGCCGCAGCGCGTGTCGGCGGACCCGGGGGGCAGCCGGTGCGGCTGGTCGTGGACAAGACCCGCCCCTGCTACAACGCTCCCGGCCTCCTGGAGGCCAATACCGACGCCATCGTCCAGGCTTACCAGGAGCTGGCCGCCGACGGCGTCCCGGCTGCCGACGTGCGCCTGGTCCTGGTGACCCACTCCGTCCCCGTGGTCATGGAGGAGGGCTCTGCGTCCCACCCACCTCGTCTGTCCCGCCCGCACTGGGAAGGGGCGGGGAGGAGGCGGCCGCCCCGCGCTCCTGCGGGCTGGAGCCGGGGTAGCGCCCGACCTGTCCTCCGAGGTCTCCTACGTGACCCAGCACCAGGCTCTGGCCAAGGTGCTGGTTCCCGCTGTCGCCCGTCGGCTGGGGCTGGACCAGGTTCCTGACTACGACCTGGTCTACTGCTCTCGCTCCGGGCCGCCCCAGGCGCGCTGGCTAGAGCCGGACGTCAACGACCACCTGCGCTCCCTGGCAGCCGCGACGGACTCTGGGAAGGGGCGGGGCGGACCCGCAGGCGTCGTCGTCGCCCCTGTCGGGTTCGTCTCTGACCACATGGAGGTGGTCTTCGACCTGGACACCGAGGCGAGGCAGACCGCCCACGACCTGGGCCTTGCCTATGCTCGCGCGGCGACAGCCGGGACCCACCCGGCCTTTGTGTCCTCCCTTGCCGACCTCCTGGTGGAGCGAGCCGCCTGTGCCAGGGGGGAGGAGGTCGTCCCGGTCACGACCACAGGGGTCGGTCCCTTCCACACGGTCTGTCCCCCGGGCTGCTGCCTGCCCGCTCCTGCTGAGACCGCGCAGACCGCTGGCTCGGACCCGATCCCGGATGCCGTCGCAACTGCTACGCCCCGACCGCTACCTTGAGCCACGACCTTTGAACTACGTCCTTGCACCAGGAGAGACACATGAGCAACAACCAGGACACGACTACGGCCCCTACCGCCCACGGCGCGGACCACGCCCCTGGCACTGCCGCAGACGGCTCTGGCGACGAGGCCCGCCACTACCGCCACGACCCACGTGACGCGGCCCATGTCGATCTTGACGCCGTCAACGACCAGAACCACTACGCCCTCTACGCCGTCATGCGGCTGGTCGCGCCGCTGCCGGCCGCAGAGACTGAGCGCCGCCAGGTTGTCGAGGAGTCCGTCGCATTCGTGGAGGCCTCGGGGGTGACCACACGTGGCTGGTACGACATTGCGGGGTTCCGCCCTGACGCGGACCTGCTGGTGTGGTGGCTCGACGACGACCCGGAGGTGCTCCAGGACGCCTACCACCGCCTGCGGGCCAGTGCCCTGGGTCGCCACCTGGAGCCGGTGTGGTCCTGCGTGGGGCTGCACACGCCCGCGGAGTTCAACCGGCGTCACATCCCGGCCTGCTTCGGCGGGGTGGTGCCGCGCGACTGGCTCATGGTCTACCCCTTCGTGCGCTCCTACGACTGGTACCTGCTCGACCCCCAGGAGCGCTCCCGGATGATGGCCGAGCACGGGCGTCACGGCTTCTCTCAGTACCCCGACGTCAAGGGATCCACGCTGGCTACCTTCGGGCTGAGTGACTACGAGTGGGTCCTTGGCTTCGAGGCGGACACGCTGGACCGCCTGGAGGGGGTCCTGCACCACCAGCGTTACACCGAGGCGCGCCTGCACGTGCGCGTGGACACTCCCTTCTACACCGGTCGCCGTGTGGAGCCGCTGGAGTGGGCGCAGCGCCAGCCTAGGGTCTGACAGCCTGGCGGGCCGGGGCGCGGAGGGCTGTGCAGCCCGTGTCCGCGCCCCGGCCCGCGACACCCTTGTGCACCCCCGTTCTCGCGTCTATTTCCTCGGTGCCGCTAGTTATCGCGAGTCCTGGTCTCTTCCTGGCAGTAATCCGCATAAACGCTGTTAAGTTATGGGATATTACGACGTGGTACCATCGTTGTCGCCACCGTATTCGCCGGTATACGGCGGCTGCGGTGCCGACCGGGACCTGACGACTACCTGTCTGGGCCATAGGGGTGGTGCTCATGATGGTAGGACTGGTGCCTGGCAGCGGGCACGCTACCCGGCACGCCTCCACGACGTCGCGGACCCAGAGGGTGCTGGACGCCGTAGGGAAGAGACGTCTGACGCTGGGCGGGTCGGCGCGCTCAGCTGCCTCCCCTGCCGACGCTCCTGCTGCCAGCCCGGCTGTGCTCCCGGCGTCCTGGAAGAAGGCGGCCCGCTCCAGTGCCGACCGCTCCCGCCTGGTACGTCGCCTGGTCTACGCCCTCACGGGTGAGGAGGCGCAGGGGCGGCCGCTGTGGACGGACGTGACGATTCCTACCGATCCCGATGAGCTGCGGGCTCTTCTTGGGTTCATCCTCACGACCCGGCCGCCGGGTGCTCTTCCCGCTGACCTCGCTGCGGACCTGGATGCCCTGCTGGAGGCTGAGGCTGCCGAGCGTGGTCGCGTTGAGGCTATGACCCTGCCCTCTCTTGCGGTTACTCACCGGGTGGGCGGTCGGCTCGGCCGGGTCCTCGCCCTGTGGCGGGGTAACCTGGTGCGTCTTCGCGCTGACGCGGTGCTCAACTCGGCCAGGTCCCGCATGCTCGGTTGCTTCGTGCCAGGACACGACTGCACCGACAACGCCGTCCACGCGGCTGCAGGTCCCGCCCTGCGTCAGGAGTGCGACTCCTACATGAGGCAGGCCGAGCGCTTCGACCCCCGTCGGCGCAGCACCGGTGAGCCCCCCGGCGGGGCGGTGCTCACCGGTGGCTACCACCTGCCAGCCGGGTACGTCATCCACACGGTCGGACCCGTGATCGAGCCGGGGGCGGCGCCAAGCGTGCAGGACCGTAGGGTGCTGGATGCCTGCTACACCTCGGCGCTTGACGTGGCGGTGGCGGCGGGACTGGGCAGCATCGGCCTGTGCGCGGTGTCGACCGGGGCCTTCGGGTACCCTGTCGACATGGTGGGGATGGTGGCCGTGGAGGCCGTCGTGTCCTGGGTCGCCCGGCACCCCGACTCCCCCCTGCGTATCGTGCTGTGCGCCGGCACTGCGGCGGAGGCCGCCGCCTATGAGAGGGCGCTGGCGCCTCCTCCGTGACACCAGACCGTGACGCCGGAACGACTGGGTGGGTGCAACCCCTACCATGGGGCTGTGTGCCCCCCTCCTGGTAGCAGCCCGGACTCCACGACCGTGGCGCGCATCCGTGACGCTGCCATGGCTCGTTTCGCCAAGGACGGTCTGAGCGCGGGGCTGCGTGCCATCGCCGCGGATGCCGGTGTCACGGCCGGCCTCATCGTCCACCACTTCGGCTCCAAGGAGGGGCTGCGGCAAGCCTGCGACGAGGAGGTTCTGCGCCTGGCAGCCCAGGCCAAGACGGACTCCGAGGTCATGGGTGGGCCCGTTGACCTGCTCACCCAGATGGCCCGCACCGAGGACTACGTCCCGGCGACTGCCTACGCGCTACGCTCACTCGTCGAGGGCGGTCCCCTGGGGGCGGCCCTGCTTGAGTCCGTCGTCCTCGACACGGCGCACTACATGAGTGCCGGGGTCGCCTCCGGGCACGTGGCCCCCACTTCCGACGAGGAGAGGCGCTCCCGGTACCTGGTGTACTCCGGTTTCGGTGCCCTGGTGCTCTTTGCCCGCTACGCTGCCAGTGATCCCACGGATGTCGAGGCCGTGGTCCGCGAGTTCATGGAGTGGAGCGGCCCGGTGGCCGCCGAGCTCTTCTCCACGGCCCTGCTGACCGACTCGGAGGCCCTTGCGACCTACGTCCAGGCGATGCGTGGAGCGGACGCCGGTAACTGATAGGCGACACTCGCATTCGACCGAGATAGTGTAAAGTAGAGTCCATGAGTACTGAGACCGTCGCTACTCCCTCTATCACCCTCGCCTTCACCGCCTCTGCCGCCCTGAGCGACAGCCTCCAGCGTGTGCTGACCGACCTTATTGCCCTCGAGCTGGTAGGAAAGCAGGCTCACTGGAACATCGTCGGTCCGAACTTCCGCGACCTCCACCTTAACCTTGACGAGGTCGTCGATATCGCTCGTGAGGGCGGTGACGAGGTCGCCGAGCGTATGCGCGCCGTCAACGCGACCCCGGACGGTCGCCCCGCCACTGTGGCAGCCACTACCAGTGTTCCTGCTGCCCCGGAGGGCGAGATCCTCACCTCCGAGGGCGTGGCCTACATCGTGTCCGCCATTGAGGCCGTCGTGGCCACGCTGCGTGGGGTGGACGAGCAGGTTGACGAGGAGGACCCGACTTCCTCCGGAATTATCGAGGACCTTATCGGCAAGCTTGAGCAGCAGGCCTGGTTCATCTCGGCTGAGGTCCGCAAGCCTGTGCGCTGAGGTCGGCAGGCGCCCGCCGAGGCGGTGTGTTGACGGGCCCCGGCCGGGGCGCCGCTGACCTGACGACGGCTCCTTCCGGCGACACGACGTGTCGTCCTGCCGGGAGGAGCCGTGTGCTGTCGGGGGCGGCCTAGGCTCGCCAGTCGCCCAGGGCTCCCTCCAGGCAGCCCAGGGCCGCCTCGACCAGCGGGTAGCGTTCCTCAGGAGGGCAGCCTGCCTGCGCCCAGCGCAGGCAGGCCGTGTCGAGGAAGCTGAGGTAGCCGTGGAAGGCGAAGTCGTCACGAGGGCCGTGGCTGCCACCGACTACCTCGGCCAGGGCAGTTACGGCCTGCTCGCGCGCCTGCTGGCGGACCTCGGTGGCGAGACCGGGCTCATGGCCGGCCAGGAGCTGGTAGGTGGTCCACCCCGGGGTGCGCTTGATGATGAAGTCAAGGTAGGTCAGGATCGAGGTGCGCACTCGGTCCCGGGCTGAGGAGCCGGTGGGCAGCGCCTTGTCGGCCTGGATAATCTGCGCGGCGATCTCCTGGACAGCCTGGGATACTACCTCCGCGTACAGGCGTGCCTTGGAGGTAAAGTACTTGTGCACCAGGGCCTCGGAGGCCTCGACCTGGTGGGCTATGGAGCTCAGAGACACGTCGTCGTAGGGCTGTGCGGCGAAGGCCTGGGCGGCGGCTGCGAGGATGAGGTCGCGACGCTCCTGGGGGTCCATCCGCCGACGGGGCCGCAGGTCAGTGCGCGGAGACATGTTGACATGGTACCGGCGACTGCGGGTATCCTCGGACCATGTCTAGTGAGCAATCTAGAATAAGTGCTCCCGGGCTCCCGACCTGGACGTCCACCTGTGTGTGGTGGCAGGTCTACCCTCTGGGGGCTACCGGGGCGCCGGTGCGGCCTGAGCCTGGCGCCCCGCTGGTCGAGCCTGGTGCCGCCCCTCGGCTGGACCGCCTGGAGCCGTGGCTCGACTACGCCGTGGAGCTCGGTGCCAACGGCCTGTCCCTGGGGCCGATCTTTGCCTCCTCCACCCACGGCTACGACACGACCGACCACTTCCAAATCGACCCGCGCCTGGGCGACGACGCCGCGTTTGACCGACTGGCCCGCTCCTGCCGGGACAGGGGGCTGGCCCTCATGCTCGACGGGGTCCTCAACCACGTGGGCGCCCAGCACCCGCTGCTGCGCGCCGCCCTGGAGGGCGGGCACGAGCGGGAGATGTTCCGCCTTGAGGGTGCTGGGCAGGATGCTGTCGGTCCTGGCGCTGCTGAAGGTCCTGGCTACGTGACTTTTGAGGGGCACGAGTCCCTGGCGGTGCTCAACCACGACTCCCAGCAGGTCGTAGACCTCGCAGTGCGGGTCCTGTCGCACTGGCTGGACCGGGGGGCGAGCGCCTGGCGGCTGGACGCCGCCTACGCCGTGCCGCCCGCCTTCTGGGCACGCGTGCTGCCCCGAGTGCGCGAGAACCACCCCCAGGCGTGGTTCATGGGGGAGGTCATCCACGGCGACTACCCGGGGACCGTCACGGAGTCCACGATGGACTCCGTGACCCAGTACGAGCTGTGGAAGGCGGTGTGGAGCTCCATCAACGACGCCAACTTCTACGAGCTGGACTGGTGCCTGCGCCGTCACAACGAGATGCTGGACTCCTTCACCCCAGCCACCTTCGTGGGCAACCACGACGTCACCCGTATCGCCAGCCGGGTGGGTGAGGGCGGTGCGGCCCTGGCCGCCGTCATCCTCATGACCGTGGGTGGGGTGCCCAGTGTCTACTACGGTGACGAGCAGGCCTTCCGTGGGGTCAAGACCGAGACCCTGGGCGGGGACGACGCCGTGCGCCCGGCGCTGCCGGAGCAGCCCTCCGGGCTGTCCGCTGCGGGGCAGTGGATGTACCGGCTGCACCAGGACCTCATCGGCGTGCGGCGGCGCCACCCCTGGCTGGTTCGGGCCCGCACCGAGGTCACCTCCCTGGACAACCCGGTTCTGGCCTACGACGCCGTCGGGCAGGACGGGCAGCGCCTGGGCGTGAGCCTCGCCCTGGAGCCGCGGCCGCGGGCCGAGGTCCGTGCCCCCGGGGAGGAGGTGCTGGTGGTCGAGGCGCCCCGGTAGGCGTGGCCTGGAGCCGCCCGGCCCTGCTCGCGCCAGCCTCGACCCGGCCCTGCCGCTCCGCACACACCAGAGGCCTGCACACACCACGGGAGTTGCACATCTTCAGCCCCGCTGTGGCACCTGTTGCGACCTGGCGCCCGCGTGATAAAGCCACTCCGTCTGTGGCCAGCCGGCGCAGGCAGCCTCAAGATGTGCAACGGCGGTTGCCTGCCGGTGCTGGGTCTAGCGGAACCGCG includes the following:
- a CDS encoding TetR/AcrR family transcriptional regulator, with the translated sequence MCPPPGSSPDSTTVARIRDAAMARFAKDGLSAGLRAIAADAGVTAGLIVHHFGSKEGLRQACDEEVLRLAAQAKTDSEVMGGPVDLLTQMARTEDYVPATAYALRSLVEGGPLGAALLESVVLDTAHYMSAGVASGHVAPTSDEERRSRYLVYSGFGALVLFARYAASDPTDVEAVVREFMEWSGPVAAELFSTALLTDSEALATYVQAMRGADAGN
- a CDS encoding TetR/AcrR family transcriptional regulator yields the protein MSPRTDLRPRRRMDPQERRDLILAAAAQAFAAQPYDDVSLSSIAHQVEASEALVHKYFTSKARLYAEVVSQAVQEIAAQIIQADKALPTGSSARDRVRTSILTYLDFIIKRTPGWTTYQLLAGHEPGLATEVRQQAREQAVTALAEVVGGSHGPRDDFAFHGYLSFLDTACLRWAQAGCPPEERYPLVEAALGCLEGALGDWRA
- a CDS encoding alpha-amylase family protein, with translation MSSEQSRISAPGLPTWTSTCVWWQVYPLGATGAPVRPEPGAPLVEPGAAPRLDRLEPWLDYAVELGANGLSLGPIFASSTHGYDTTDHFQIDPRLGDDAAFDRLARSCRDRGLALMLDGVLNHVGAQHPLLRAALEGGHEREMFRLEGAGQDAVGPGAAEGPGYVTFEGHESLAVLNHDSQQVVDLAVRVLSHWLDRGASAWRLDAAYAVPPAFWARVLPRVRENHPQAWFMGEVIHGDYPGTVTESTMDSVTQYELWKAVWSSINDANFYELDWCLRRHNEMLDSFTPATFVGNHDVTRIASRVGEGGAALAAVILMTVGGVPSVYYGDEQAFRGVKTETLGGDDAVRPALPEQPSGLSAAGQWMYRLHQDLIGVRRRHPWLVRARTEVTSLDNPVLAYDAVGQDGQRLGVSLALEPRPRAEVRAPGEEVLVVEAPR
- a CDS encoding macro domain-containing protein; this encodes MMVGLVPGSGHATRHASTTSRTQRVLDAVGKRRLTLGGSARSAASPADAPAASPAVLPASWKKAARSSADRSRLVRRLVYALTGEEAQGRPLWTDVTIPTDPDELRALLGFILTTRPPGALPADLAADLDALLEAEAAERGRVEAMTLPSLAVTHRVGGRLGRVLALWRGNLVRLRADAVLNSARSRMLGCFVPGHDCTDNAVHAAAGPALRQECDSYMRQAERFDPRRRSTGEPPGGAVLTGGYHLPAGYVIHTVGPVIEPGAAPSVQDRRVLDACYTSALDVAVAAGLGSIGLCAVSTGAFGYPVDMVGMVAVEAVVSWVARHPDSPLRIVLCAGTAAEAAAYERALAPPP
- a CDS encoding ferrochelatase: MTQHQALAKVLVPAVARRLGLDQVPDYDLVYCSRSGPPQARWLEPDVNDHLRSLAAATDSGKGRGGPAGVVVAPVGFVSDHMEVVFDLDTEARQTAHDLGLAYARAATAGTHPAFVSSLADLLVERAACARGEEVVPVTTTGVGPFHTVCPPGCCLPAPAETAQTAGSDPIPDAVATATPRPLP
- a CDS encoding ferrochelatase translates to MSLPSSRPGRDPLAPYDAVLLLSYGGPRGPQDVLPFMRNATAGRGVPDSRLLEVSGHYQRFGGVSPINARNAELAAALRAELEARGCYQPVVVGNRNWHPFVTEALRELSDAGARRVLALTTSAFASYSGCRQYREDLAAALERLGAGTDGATGRGPEADAAARVGGPGGQPVRLVVDKTRPCYNAPGLLEANTDAIVQAYQELAADGVPAADVRLVLVTHSVPVVMEEGSASHPPRLSRPHWEGAGRRRPPRAPAGWSRGSARPVLRGLLRDPAPGSGQGAGSRCRPSAGAGPGS
- a CDS encoding Dps family protein; this encodes MSTETVATPSITLAFTASAALSDSLQRVLTDLIALELVGKQAHWNIVGPNFRDLHLNLDEVVDIAREGGDEVAERMRAVNATPDGRPATVAATTSVPAAPEGEILTSEGVAYIVSAIEAVVATLRGVDEQVDEEDPTSSGIIEDLIGKLEQQAWFISAEVRKPVR
- the hemQ gene encoding hydrogen peroxide-dependent heme synthase → MSNNQDTTTAPTAHGADHAPGTAADGSGDEARHYRHDPRDAAHVDLDAVNDQNHYALYAVMRLVAPLPAAETERRQVVEESVAFVEASGVTTRGWYDIAGFRPDADLLVWWLDDDPEVLQDAYHRLRASALGRHLEPVWSCVGLHTPAEFNRRHIPACFGGVVPRDWLMVYPFVRSYDWYLLDPQERSRMMAEHGRHGFSQYPDVKGSTLATFGLSDYEWVLGFEADTLDRLEGVLHHQRYTEARLHVRVDTPFYTGRRVEPLEWAQRQPRV